CGCCATGAGCGCCGCGACTGCAGCTGCCATTACATTACGCTTCCTCATCATGTCCTCCTTAATTATTACTGCTTTCGGGGTTGCCAGGCAATCCCCGCCCTCATTGCTCGTCACTGCATCCGCTGCTGGAGAGCATCACCTCCTTTATCAAGACTATGCGTGAACAGCGTGAACTGCGGGTCGATAAGTAAAGATTAGCAGGGCAACATTACCGCGGAATGACAAGGCGGTTACGTCCCGTTTAAAAAAAGGGACACTTCCTGTACTGTCGGCTCCTGCAGTATTCCGCACGCTGGAAAGGGCTCGGCATATACTCGCGCATCCCCGCCCTGCAGGCGCCGGCAGGCGACGTACTGCCCTTCTTCAGATGAGGACAGCGCTCATTCCTCTCCTGATCAGATCGAGCGCATCGTGACCGCTTTTCCGCAACCGCTATCATATGCTTGCCTCCCTGCCCTCCCTGCGTGGAACGCTCGTTAATGAGCGAGAAAGGTCTGCAGATCGCTGCCCGAAGCGATACGGGCGATGTACGCCACGATATCGATGCTCTGGGGGTCGTAGATAATGGTCAGGCTCCCGGTGATGGGATTTGCACGAACCCCCTTTACCCCCGAGGGCGTAGGAATGGTCGAGAGCTTCCGCAGATCCGGCAAGGAGAGCCTCTTGAGCATCGGGATCTCTATCCTGATGCGTCCCGGGACATGATGTACGACCGTATACGCTATCATGCTGACCTCCTTAGAGTCCTCATTATCGAGTTAACCATATCTCCCTTTACCGGACGATGAACTGCACGTGACATTTCGATGAAATCTCTCTCGAAAGTAGGCAAGTAATGGCGAACGCGATAGACAGAAAAGTATAAATATCAGTTAACTAGAGCGATACCGTCGGCATGTTCACCCCCGCAGGGGGTTGTACAGACCGGTACGAGTGATAGGATGTAAGCACCTCAGTAACGATGCGCAGGAGGATATCATGGGACTTTTGGATAACGGATTGAAAGGCAATCTCCTTACCGGGCTCGCCGTCGGCATCGGCGCGGCGGTCGTTGCGCCCGCGGTCATCCCGGTGCTGGCAGGGATAGTAAAGCCGGTTGCCAAGGCTGCGATAAAGGGCGGCATTCTGCTCTATGAGCGGAGCAGGGAGACCGTTGCCGAGGCGGGCGAGATCTTCGAAGATCTGATGGCCGAGGTCAAGGCAGAGATAGAGGAATCGCATCATACCCCTGCCGGGAACGGCTCGGACAGCACTGCCCCGTGATCGACAATGGTACCGCGGGCGACCATCAGCCATGCGAGCCGGGGGAGGCTCCGGATAAAGGTCCCCTCCCGAAAGGGGGATACGGCGTACTTCTCCGCGCTCAAAGAGCACTTCTCTTCCTATCTCGG
This window of the Nitrospirota bacterium genome carries:
- a CDS encoding HMA2 domain-containing protein translates to MIAYTVVHHVPGRIRIEIPMLKRLSLPDLRKLSTIPTPSGVKGVRANPITGSLTIIYDPQSIDIVAYIARIASGSDLQTFLAH
- a CDS encoding DUF5132 domain-containing protein, with protein sequence MGLLDNGLKGNLLTGLAVGIGAAVVAPAVIPVLAGIVKPVAKAAIKGGILLYERSRETVAEAGEIFEDLMAEVKAEIEESHHTPAGNGSDSTAP